In bacterium, a single genomic region encodes these proteins:
- the ggt gene encoding gamma-glutamyltransferase has protein sequence MRGRSQGQGRSMVLARRGLVATDHPLASAAGLHVLENGGNAIDAAVCTAAVLGVVTPMMTGIGGDSFILYYEARTNRVAALIGSGAAPRGATPEYFTDRGHQTMPLRGMLSPSVPGAVDASATALARWGSGRWTLGQLLTPAIHYAEAGFPITEKVAEWFDEAAPVLAQYPSSARVFLPYGRPPRVGESLVQADLARSLRTIAEEGPRAFYEGALAEAIAAYAAAHGGLLGTADLAAHASEVTTPLSTTFRDLTIHCTPPPSQAFVLLEMLNILEHDDLGALPWGSADAVHLMVEAKKLAFADRLAYVGDPRFVSNPMDRLLDKAYARERRRTIDLKRARETVGPGALREQVGETTAFAVADQEGNVVSYITSLSAAFGCGEIVEGTGILLNNRGGRGFSLELGHPNLLAPGKRTMHTLMAFLATRGGRPQLAWATRGGDAQAPWNFQVFSNIAHHCMNVQEAVERPRWFSFPATDPSTIRSPFELRMEAGFPPETYEGLRERGHRVVAPRPSIGGVQVIQVDHDDRVYFGGSDPRPDGQAVGY, from the coding sequence ATGAGGGGGCGCAGCCAGGGGCAGGGCCGGAGCATGGTGCTGGCGCGGCGCGGCCTCGTCGCGACCGACCACCCCCTCGCGTCGGCGGCCGGTCTGCACGTGCTGGAAAATGGCGGAAACGCCATCGACGCCGCCGTCTGCACGGCCGCGGTGCTGGGCGTGGTCACCCCCATGATGACCGGGATCGGGGGGGACTCGTTCATCCTCTATTACGAAGCCCGGACGAATCGCGTGGCCGCCCTCATCGGCAGCGGCGCGGCGCCGCGAGGAGCGACGCCCGAATATTTCACGGACCGCGGCCATCAGACGATGCCGCTCCGCGGGATGCTCTCCCCATCGGTCCCGGGCGCAGTGGACGCGAGTGCGACCGCGCTCGCTCGGTGGGGAAGCGGCCGGTGGACGCTCGGGCAGCTCCTCACGCCGGCGATTCACTATGCGGAGGCGGGATTCCCTATCACTGAGAAGGTGGCCGAGTGGTTCGATGAGGCCGCCCCGGTGCTCGCGCAGTACCCGTCATCCGCGCGCGTCTTCCTACCGTACGGCCGCCCGCCCCGGGTAGGCGAGAGTCTCGTGCAGGCAGACCTGGCGCGCTCCCTGCGCACCATTGCCGAGGAGGGTCCGCGGGCGTTCTACGAAGGGGCGCTCGCGGAGGCGATCGCGGCGTACGCCGCCGCCCACGGCGGCCTCCTCGGGACCGCTGACCTCGCCGCGCACGCGAGCGAGGTCACGACACCGCTCAGCACCACCTTCCGCGACCTCACGATCCACTGCACACCGCCGCCCTCTCAAGCGTTCGTGCTGCTCGAGATGCTCAACATCCTCGAGCACGACGACCTGGGCGCGCTCCCCTGGGGATCGGCGGACGCGGTCCACCTGATGGTTGAGGCAAAGAAGCTGGCCTTCGCCGACCGCCTCGCGTACGTCGGGGATCCGCGATTCGTATCCAACCCGATGGACCGGCTGCTCGACAAGGCGTATGCGCGTGAGCGGCGCCGGACGATCGATCTCAAACGAGCGCGGGAGACGGTCGGGCCGGGCGCGCTCCGCGAGCAAGTCGGCGAGACGACTGCGTTCGCCGTCGCGGACCAAGAGGGCAACGTGGTCAGTTACATCACGAGCCTGTCTGCGGCCTTCGGGTGCGGAGAGATCGTCGAGGGCACCGGGATCCTGTTGAACAACCGCGGCGGACGCGGCTTCAGCCTGGAGCTGGGCCATCCCAATCTCCTCGCGCCGGGCAAGCGCACGATGCACACGCTCATGGCGTTCCTGGCGACGCGGGGCGGGCGCCCGCAGCTGGCCTGGGCGACACGGGGCGGCGACGCGCAGGCACCGTGGAACTTCCAAGTGTTTAGCAATATCGCGCACCACTGCATGAACGTCCAGGAGGCGGTGGAACGGCCCCGCTGGTTCAGCTTCCCGGCGACCGATCCCTCGACGATCCGGTCCCCGTTTGAACTGCGAATGGAGGCGGGGTTCCCGCCCGAGACATACGAGGGCCTTCGGGAGCGCGGCCACCGCGTCGTTGCGCCCCGTCCCTCCATCGGTGGGGTGCAGGTCATCCAGGTCGACCACGACGACCGGGTCTACTTCGGCGGATCCGACCCGCGGCCCGATGGGCAGGCGGTCGGGTACTAA
- a CDS encoding nucleoside-diphosphate kinase, which translates to MADLKHERTLILIKPDGIQRALSGTILARFEQAGLKIVGLKMMQAQRAVLERHYPADEAWVRTVGGKTREAFESYGLDVKAMMGTDDPVAIGRQVRGWLIEFMQTTPVIAAVLEGVHAVSITRKIVGKTLPVFAEPGTIRGDFSTDAPTVANAGRRPVRNLIHASGTVEEAEHEVTLWFTSQELYAYRRADEEVMFGKE; encoded by the coding sequence ATGGCCGATCTCAAACATGAGCGGACGCTGATCCTAATCAAGCCCGACGGGATCCAGCGGGCGCTGTCCGGCACGATCCTGGCTCGGTTCGAGCAGGCCGGGCTCAAGATCGTCGGGCTGAAGATGATGCAGGCCCAACGCGCCGTGCTCGAGCGCCACTATCCGGCCGACGAGGCGTGGGTGCGGACGGTCGGAGGGAAGACGCGCGAGGCGTTCGAGAGTTACGGCCTGGACGTCAAGGCGATGATGGGGACGGACGATCCGGTCGCGATCGGCCGCCAGGTGCGCGGCTGGCTGATCGAGTTCATGCAGACGACCCCGGTGATCGCCGCGGTGCTGGAGGGCGTGCACGCGGTCAGCATCACGCGAAAGATTGTCGGCAAGACGCTACCGGTCTTTGCCGAGCCAGGGACGATCCGGGGGGATTTCTCGACAGATGCCCCGACCGTGGCGAACGCCGGCCGGCGCCCCGTCCGCAACCTGATCCACGCCTCCGGCACCGTGGAAGAAGCGGAGCACGAGGTCACGCTGTGGTTTACCTCCCAGGAGCTCTACGCCTACCGGCGGGCCGACGAGGAGGTCATGTTCGGGAAGGAGTAG
- a CDS encoding M28 family metallopeptidase has translation MKQRVVVVACILALVVPLMAPGSVPGQPAVPSDLLRDVSGARAYQHVLALSQRIGPHVAGTPEDRTSATYIARQLESDGYRVEWQAFQFPYFGVRAVGLTLPSHSTLTLHPRAMLYSPSSPPGGIAAELVDVGIGRPEDVRGKPLAGKIALILRGTLPFRDKAVNAAAAGAVAAIIYNSRAEEFGGLVGRDTKIPVVALSGTEGLQLADLARSGPVTAHLNVETVSETRTTWNIIGTKPGARDSHRVLVVGAHRDTVDNAPGANDNTSGVAVALEIAEVLRRMPLAATVRFVFFGAEEMGLFGSDYYVNHMGSDPVIGMVNLDMEGVGERLELATYRGTDSLVMVAARLAEQLGIKAQVARSPGSDHMNFERVGVPVVFLFRPDDLYYDTPKDTVDRVDPKLLEVSGRLATAVVVTVAGTGQ, from the coding sequence GTGAAGCAACGGGTCGTGGTCGTCGCCTGCATCCTGGCCTTGGTCGTCCCGCTGATGGCGCCGGGGAGCGTCCCCGGTCAGCCGGCAGTCCCCTCGGACCTGTTACGCGACGTGAGTGGCGCTCGCGCCTACCAGCATGTGCTGGCGCTCTCCCAGCGGATCGGGCCGCACGTCGCCGGCACCCCTGAGGATCGGACCTCGGCCACGTATATCGCGCGTCAGCTCGAGAGCGATGGATATCGGGTCGAGTGGCAGGCGTTCCAATTCCCCTACTTCGGCGTGCGCGCAGTCGGGTTGACCTTGCCGTCGCATTCGACGCTCACCCTCCACCCGCGCGCGATGCTGTACTCGCCCTCGTCGCCTCCCGGCGGAATCGCCGCGGAACTCGTCGACGTCGGGATCGGCCGCCCCGAGGACGTCAGGGGGAAGCCGCTCGCGGGAAAGATCGCGCTGATCTTACGGGGGACTCTGCCATTCCGTGACAAGGCCGTGAACGCGGCGGCGGCCGGCGCGGTGGCCGCCATCATTTATAATTCTCGGGCGGAGGAGTTCGGCGGCCTCGTGGGTCGCGACACGAAGATCCCCGTTGTGGCCCTGTCCGGTACCGAAGGGCTGCAACTCGCGGATCTGGCGCGCTCCGGGCCGGTCACCGCGCACCTGAACGTCGAGACGGTGAGCGAGACCCGGACGACGTGGAACATCATCGGCACCAAGCCCGGAGCCAGGGACTCGCACCGCGTGCTGGTGGTCGGGGCACACCGCGACACGGTCGATAATGCTCCGGGCGCGAACGACAATACGTCCGGCGTCGCGGTCGCGCTGGAGATCGCCGAGGTGCTCCGTCGGATGCCGCTTGCGGCAACCGTACGGTTTGTCTTCTTCGGGGCCGAGGAGATGGGCTTGTTTGGCTCAGACTACTACGTCAACCACATGGGATCCGATCCCGTGATTGGAATGGTGAACCTCGACATGGAGGGCGTCGGGGAGCGCCTGGAACTGGCGACCTATCGCGGCACCGACTCCCTGGTCATGGTCGCCGCGCGGCTGGCGGAGCAGCTGGGGATCAAAGCGCAGGTGGCGCGTTCCCCCGGGAGCGACCACATGAACTTCGAGCGGGTGGGGGTCCCGGTCGTGTTTCTCTTCCGTCCCGACGATCTATACTACGACACCCCGAAAGACACGGTGGACCGCGTCGACCCCAAGTTGCTCGAGGTGTCCGGCCGGCTCGCCACCGCCGTGGTGGTGACCGTGGCCGGCACCGGCCAGTAA
- a CDS encoding MFS transporter, producing MSMLGRPLTPRQGVAARTVEFVTVNRRILAVLSFGHLATDLSQGAIPALLPVFKALFHLSYTGVGFIVLMSNISSSIIQPAFGALSDRLGIRWMMPLGALLAGVGMTLAVFSPDYVVLVSLVLVSGVGVAAFHPEGYRFAGLAAGKRRATGMSYFSVGGNIGYGLGPAAATLALSLAGVYGMGYLIAFSIPAAILMWRMVDPKQRARLEADWVSPASTTTGAATGSTAPKDSNWILFLLIVFVALRSWISSGTANFIPLYYTGIRHLDPRYGGLMVSLFLGAGAAGTLFGGIAADRFGRRNLLIFSMAILPPLLLMLTRTGGLVTWAAATIGGMAAVSTFAVVMVMAQDLIPARIGMISGLIIGFAVGMGGIGVTLLGAIADRWGLQTAMDITAFLPVAGLVIALALPSERASRARPDRAPDAERRAAGESLDYR from the coding sequence ATGTCAATGCTCGGGCGACCCCTGACGCCACGCCAAGGGGTGGCCGCGCGCACCGTCGAATTCGTGACTGTGAACCGCCGTATCCTTGCCGTCCTCAGCTTCGGCCACCTGGCAACCGACCTCTCCCAAGGAGCAATCCCCGCGCTCCTCCCCGTGTTCAAGGCGCTGTTCCACCTCTCGTACACCGGGGTCGGCTTTATCGTCCTCATGTCCAATATTAGCTCCTCGATCATCCAGCCGGCGTTCGGGGCGCTCAGCGATCGTCTCGGAATTCGCTGGATGATGCCGCTTGGCGCGCTGCTGGCCGGAGTGGGGATGACCCTGGCCGTGTTCTCCCCAGACTACGTCGTGCTGGTGTCGCTGGTTCTCGTTTCGGGCGTCGGCGTGGCGGCGTTCCACCCCGAGGGGTACCGGTTCGCGGGGCTCGCGGCAGGCAAGCGGCGCGCGACAGGAATGTCCTACTTCTCGGTGGGGGGCAACATCGGATACGGCCTCGGGCCCGCGGCGGCCACGCTGGCCCTCAGCCTCGCCGGAGTCTACGGCATGGGTTACCTGATCGCATTCAGCATCCCCGCGGCGATCCTCATGTGGCGGATGGTGGACCCGAAGCAGCGCGCGCGCCTCGAAGCCGATTGGGTCTCGCCGGCCTCCACTACCACGGGCGCGGCGACCGGCTCGACCGCCCCAAAGGACTCCAACTGGATCCTATTTCTCCTGATCGTGTTCGTGGCCCTGAGGTCCTGGATCTCGAGCGGCACGGCGAATTTTATTCCCCTGTACTACACGGGGATACGCCACCTGGACCCGCGGTATGGCGGGCTCATGGTGAGCCTCTTCCTCGGCGCCGGCGCGGCAGGCACGCTCTTCGGCGGTATCGCGGCCGACCGATTCGGGCGCCGGAACCTCCTCATCTTCTCGATGGCGATCCTGCCCCCGCTCCTGTTGATGCTCACCCGGACGGGCGGACTAGTGACGTGGGCCGCCGCCACGATCGGGGGGATGGCGGCGGTGAGCACCTTCGCGGTCGTAATGGTGATGGCGCAGGACCTGATTCCCGCGCGGATCGGCATGATCTCCGGCCTCATCATCGGGTTCGCGGTGGGGATGGGCGGGATCGGCGTCACCCTGCTCGGCGCCATCGCCGATCGATGGGGGCTGCAGACGGCGATGGACATCACCGCGTTCCTGCCGGTCGCGGGGCTCGTCATCGCGCTGGCGCTTCCGTCCGAAAGAGCGAGCCGAGCCCGGCCCGACCGGGCGCCCGATGCGGAAAGGCGGGCAGCAGGAGAATCGTTGGATTATAGATAA
- a CDS encoding dienelactone hydrolase family protein, producing the protein MTPADAHKGRGGRRQLLKGGLAAVVWLFAGRAQAAPPRAPTPAPAPPAPPRPPRPGDPPDKQTESGITVQPTDPAITAGAVEYPGVTGPLLGYLAAPKGSDVYPGVLVLHDLAGLTEHFKDIVRRLAKAGFVALALDLASRAGGTGKLGDPVKVNTTLQGLGPMQFLQDLNGSVRYLEALPLVAKTRIGALGFGVGGNLLWLVLTGNADVKAAVSVSGTIPSDRVVSNLQAAVLSIYGENDRRDEEAITDFDNAMKKAGLAFTLKVEPKAGRNFFNDTTPAYVPAAAKDAWGMALDWFALHLKG; encoded by the coding sequence ATGACACCCGCCGACGCTCACAAAGGACGGGGCGGCCGCCGGCAGTTACTAAAGGGCGGCCTCGCCGCCGTCGTGTGGCTGTTCGCCGGTCGGGCGCAGGCGGCCCCGCCACGGGCTCCGACCCCGGCGCCTGCGCCACCGGCACCGCCGCGTCCTCCACGCCCGGGCGATCCACCCGACAAGCAGACGGAGTCGGGCATCACCGTCCAACCCACCGACCCGGCGATCACGGCCGGCGCGGTTGAGTATCCCGGTGTCACCGGGCCGCTGCTCGGCTACCTCGCCGCCCCCAAGGGATCCGACGTGTATCCTGGAGTGCTCGTCCTCCACGACTTGGCGGGCCTGACCGAACATTTCAAGGACATCGTCCGCAGGCTCGCCAAAGCGGGTTTCGTCGCGCTGGCCCTGGATCTCGCGTCGCGGGCCGGAGGGACGGGGAAACTCGGCGATCCCGTGAAGGTCAACACCACCCTGCAAGGACTGGGCCCGATGCAGTTCCTCCAAGACCTGAACGGGTCGGTGCGCTATCTCGAAGCCCTCCCGTTGGTGGCCAAGACTCGGATTGGCGCCCTCGGATTCGGGGTGGGGGGGAACCTCCTCTGGCTGGTCCTCACCGGCAACGCCGACGTCAAGGCCGCCGTGTCCGTCTCGGGGACGATTCCGTCGGACCGGGTCGTCTCGAACCTGCAGGCGGCCGTGCTGTCCATCTACGGCGAGAACGATCGAAGGGATGAAGAGGCGATCACCGACTTCGACAACGCGATGAAGAAGGCCGGGCTGGCGTTCACGCTGAAGGTGGAGCCCAAAGCCGGGCGCAACTTCTTCAACGACACGACCCCCGCGTACGTCCCCGCAGCGGCGAAAGACGCCTGGGGGATGGCCCTCGACTGGTTCGCGCTACATCTCAAGGGATAG
- a CDS encoding bifunctional 4-hydroxy-2-oxoglutarate aldolase/2-dehydro-3-deoxy-phosphogluconate aldolase produces the protein MSIAAKPAAALDAIVRARVVPIIRTASREWAVQAAEVLAAAGLTVIEVTFTVPDAAQVIRGLRARFPHVLIGAGTVTHPQTAEEAVDAGAQFLLSPSLSPGMVEVAHRRGVLAVPGAFTPTEVVQALDLGAEMVKIFPAETGGPRHIRAILAPLPHARLLPTGGVTPENIGEWFRAGAVAVGIGSALVGPGDRPVDAAALRARTGTMIQALAAR, from the coding sequence GTGAGCATCGCGGCCAAACCCGCGGCGGCGCTCGATGCGATCGTCCGCGCAAGGGTCGTGCCGATCATCCGGACCGCGTCCCGCGAGTGGGCGGTCCAGGCGGCCGAGGTGCTGGCCGCGGCTGGCCTGACGGTCATCGAGGTGACGTTTACAGTCCCCGACGCGGCGCAGGTCATTCGTGGCCTCCGCGCCCGGTTTCCGCATGTGCTGATCGGTGCGGGCACAGTGACGCATCCCCAAACGGCCGAGGAGGCCGTCGACGCCGGCGCCCAGTTCCTCTTGAGCCCATCGCTCTCCCCCGGCATGGTCGAGGTCGCGCACCGCAGGGGGGTCCTTGCGGTCCCGGGAGCCTTTACGCCGACCGAGGTGGTCCAAGCGCTTGATCTCGGCGCGGAGATGGTCAAGATCTTCCCCGCCGAGACCGGGGGCCCTCGCCACATCCGAGCGATTCTGGCGCCGCTCCCCCACGCTCGATTGCTGCCGACCGGCGGGGTCACTCCTGAGAACATTGGCGAGTGGTTCCGGGCGGGCGCCGTGGCGGTAGGGATCGGCAGCGCGCTCGTCGGCCCGGGTGACCGGCCGGTCGACGCGGCGGCCCTGCGGGCGCGCACCGGCACGATGATCCAGGCCCTTGCCGCGCGCTAG
- a CDS encoding sugar kinase: MPRARPGRRSGASRTSAPAVVGIGETLLRLAPQGGDTLETAPALAVQVGGAEANVCAGLAQLGVPAAWISRLPANPLGRRIATTIRGYGVNVDGVLWAAAEGRVGLMLVEPGAGLRAAEVLYYRLDSAFAGIEPDAVAWNILHGARIVHLTGITPGLGPNAARLVARAIAEARRRDVRISFDVNYRAKLWTPAAARKRIEPLLRGLDIIILNDRDASAVFGERGEPEEVARALRSRFRCGVLVLTLGALGALAVDRAGTHRANAYPTEIIDRIGRGDAFVAGFLYGYMRRDAATGLRYGAAMAALKQTYRGDVCLATPEAVEAVLRGESGAFHR, from the coding sequence TTGCCGCGCGCTAGGCCCGGCCGCCGATCCGGCGCCTCGCGAACCAGCGCGCCGGCGGTCGTCGGGATCGGCGAGACCCTCCTCCGTCTCGCCCCGCAGGGCGGAGACACCCTCGAAACCGCGCCGGCGCTTGCGGTTCAGGTCGGCGGTGCGGAGGCCAACGTCTGCGCCGGGCTGGCGCAGCTCGGTGTGCCGGCAGCCTGGATCTCTCGGTTGCCTGCCAACCCCCTCGGGCGGCGGATCGCGACCACGATTCGCGGCTACGGCGTCAACGTCGACGGCGTCCTATGGGCGGCGGCCGAGGGCCGCGTCGGCCTCATGCTGGTGGAGCCCGGAGCCGGACTGCGGGCGGCCGAGGTATTGTATTACCGGCTCGACTCCGCATTCGCGGGGATCGAGCCCGATGCGGTGGCCTGGAACATCCTTCACGGCGCGCGCATCGTCCACCTCACGGGGATCACGCCGGGGCTCGGCCCGAACGCGGCCCGGCTCGTCGCGCGCGCCATCGCGGAAGCCCGTCGACGAGACGTGCGGATCTCCTTCGACGTCAACTACCGCGCCAAGCTATGGACTCCGGCGGCTGCCCGAAAAAGGATCGAACCGCTCCTTCGAGGCCTCGACATCATCATCCTCAACGATCGGGACGCGTCCGCGGTGTTCGGCGAGCGCGGCGAACCCGAAGAGGTCGCGCGGGCGCTCCGCTCGCGGTTCCGCTGCGGCGTCCTCGTGCTGACGCTCGGCGCCCTGGGGGCACTGGCCGTGGATCGGGCCGGCACACACCGCGCGAACGCGTATCCGACGGAGATCATCGACCGGATCGGGCGGGGCGACGCGTTTGTCGCGGGATTCCTCTACGGCTACATGAGACGGGACGCCGCCACGGGCCTGCGGTATGGGGCGGCGATGGCGGCGCTCAAGCAGACGTATCGCGGGGACGTATGCCTGGCGACGCCGGAAGCCGTCGAGGCCGTGCTCCGGGGGGAGTCAGGCGCCTTCCACCGTTGA
- a CDS encoding heme o synthase: MTRDTHVLTRAYRALALATAAAAYLLILLGGLVRISGAGLACPDWPLCHGLVIPPLTGAVLIEYTHRLVAASVSLLVLLTAIAAFLVRTQLPRAAATSLWVLAIVAVQIVLGALTVTLHLTPALVTIHLGVANLFLAALLLQAVGALRGAADAPPAAASFRRLVFAALTATYVMILIGGYVASSGAGLACPDLPFCRGTALMPADAGAAVHMLHRVWALVVLALVLATAAAASKIGGRSVVAAARLAEALVLVQFTLGVANIVTHLAPVVRGAHLGIAALLFGTLVVLSRLTAAAPQGAPSPAGSREGRRTLPIAGGSIDGPTRALPWGAAGTPPAKLRAAARALRDYAALMKPRIIMLLLVTTATTMIIAAPHRVALGVLLLTLLGGTLAAGSANAFNMYADRDIDAVMQRTCLRPVPSGRLRPTQALGFGVLTGLLSVVVMAWGVNILSAVLSTAGIAFYVVVYTLWLKRTTPQNIVIGGAAGAVPPLVGWAAATGHVALPAVVLFAIVFFWTPPHFWALALGKIEDYRAAGIPMLPVVRGARETRRQILLYSVVLAGTTLLLYFPLHTCGTVYLAAALVLNGLFVALAVAVATGRAAWAPPALFGYSIIYLALLFGAMVADRLILG; the protein is encoded by the coding sequence ATGACCCGCGATACGCATGTCCTGACGCGAGCCTACCGGGCGCTCGCACTGGCGACTGCGGCCGCGGCGTACCTGCTGATCCTGCTGGGGGGCCTGGTCCGCATCAGCGGCGCCGGCCTCGCCTGCCCGGACTGGCCGCTTTGTCACGGCCTTGTGATCCCGCCGCTTACGGGGGCTGTGCTGATCGAGTACACACATCGCCTGGTCGCCGCATCCGTGAGCCTGCTCGTTCTCTTGACCGCGATCGCGGCGTTCTTGGTCCGAACGCAGCTCCCCCGCGCGGCGGCGACGTCGCTGTGGGTTCTGGCCATCGTCGCCGTCCAGATCGTGCTCGGAGCGCTCACCGTCACGCTCCACCTCACCCCGGCGCTCGTCACCATCCACCTCGGCGTTGCCAATCTGTTTCTGGCCGCGCTGCTTCTCCAGGCGGTGGGAGCGCTGCGCGGGGCCGCCGACGCCCCCCCCGCGGCCGCTTCCTTCCGCCGGCTGGTCTTCGCGGCGCTCACGGCGACGTACGTGATGATCCTCATCGGCGGGTACGTGGCCTCGAGCGGGGCCGGGCTCGCCTGTCCCGATCTCCCGTTCTGCCGTGGGACCGCGCTCATGCCCGCGGACGCGGGCGCCGCCGTGCACATGCTGCACCGAGTGTGGGCGCTCGTCGTGCTCGCGCTCGTGCTGGCGACGGCGGCCGCCGCTTCGAAGATCGGGGGACGGTCCGTCGTGGCAGCCGCGCGCCTCGCGGAGGCGCTCGTGCTCGTCCAGTTCACCCTAGGCGTCGCCAACATCGTCACGCATCTCGCACCGGTGGTGCGCGGAGCCCATCTCGGCATCGCCGCGCTGCTCTTCGGGACCCTGGTCGTGCTGAGCCGCCTGACCGCGGCGGCGCCCCAGGGCGCCCCGAGTCCGGCAGGATCGCGGGAGGGCCGGCGGACGCTCCCGATCGCGGGGGGCTCGATCGACGGACCGACGCGCGCGCTCCCCTGGGGGGCCGCAGGCACGCCGCCGGCGAAATTGCGGGCCGCCGCGAGGGCGCTCCGGGATTACGCCGCGCTCATGAAACCCCGCATCATCATGCTGCTACTCGTGACCACGGCCACGACGATGATCATCGCCGCGCCCCACCGGGTCGCGCTCGGGGTACTGCTGCTCACCTTGCTCGGGGGCACGCTCGCCGCCGGGTCTGCCAACGCCTTCAATATGTACGCCGACCGAGACATCGACGCCGTGATGCAGCGGACGTGTTTACGCCCGGTGCCGTCAGGGCGTCTCCGCCCCACTCAGGCGCTCGGATTCGGCGTCTTGACGGGGCTCCTCTCGGTCGTCGTGATGGCGTGGGGGGTGAACATCCTCAGCGCCGTGCTCTCCACCGCGGGCATCGCGTTCTACGTTGTGGTCTACACGCTGTGGCTCAAGCGGACCACGCCGCAGAACATCGTGATCGGCGGCGCGGCCGGAGCGGTGCCGCCGCTTGTCGGCTGGGCGGCGGCGACGGGGCACGTCGCGCTGCCCGCCGTCGTGCTGTTCGCGATCGTGTTCTTTTGGACGCCTCCGCACTTCTGGGCGCTTGCGTTGGGCAAGATCGAAGATTATCGCGCGGCGGGGATCCCGATGCTGCCGGTGGTGCGCGGGGCCAGAGAAACCCGGCGCCAGATCCTGCTCTACTCTGTCGTGCTCGCCGGCACCACGCTGTTGCTGTACTTTCCCCTGCACACCTGCGGCACCGTCTACCTCGCGGCCGCGCTTGTCCTGAACGGGCTGTTCGTCGCGCTCGCGGTTGCGGTCGCGACGGGGCGAGCCGCGTGGGCGCCGCCCGCGCTCTTCGGCTACTCGATCATCTATCTCGCGCTGCTCTTCGGCGCGATGGTCGCGGACCGGCTGATCCTCGGCTGA
- a CDS encoding pyridoxamine 5'-phosphate oxidase family protein: MITSPSWEGRNGGLTDQEIAEFLAAPWNGRLATTTSERVPHVTPVWFEYHPHERTVDIVARERAAYVRHIQADPHVAFHVADDQHLSHTRVLFQGTADILEGPVAPSRSPRIKAIVARMVVRYMGSQGAEYAARTDDRPRYLIRITPRKVTTWTGREWHPRYRQSG, encoded by the coding sequence GAAGGCCGGAACGGCGGCCTGACCGATCAGGAGATCGCCGAGTTCTTGGCCGCGCCGTGGAACGGGCGGCTGGCGACGACGACGTCGGAGCGGGTCCCTCACGTGACCCCGGTGTGGTTCGAGTACCACCCGCATGAGCGGACCGTCGACATCGTCGCGCGGGAACGGGCGGCGTATGTTCGCCACATCCAAGCGGATCCGCATGTCGCGTTCCACGTGGCAGATGACCAGCATCTGTCCCACACACGCGTCCTGTTCCAGGGCACCGCGGATATTCTCGAAGGCCCTGTGGCGCCGTCGCGGAGCCCACGGATCAAGGCGATCGTGGCGCGGATGGTCGTGCGGTACATGGGATCGCAGGGCGCGGAATACGCGGCCCGGACGGATGATCGGCCCCGGTACCTCATCCGGATCACCCCGCGAAAGGTGACAACGTGGACCGGGCGGGAGTGGCACCCACGGTACCGCCAGAGCGGTTGA